The genomic segment CCCTTGCATGATATCCTCGCCAAGCACCATCATCACAACGGACTTATCCTTATTGTTGAGATATACCTTTGTCCCCGCCGGCGCCGCACCGCTCTTTATAACCTCTTCAAGCGGTTTAAAACCGGCTTCTTTTGCCTGCCGTATGATATGAGCGGCGCATTCGCGTTCGGTCTTTCCGGTGTTTAAAAACGAGATGTAGTGTTGAGAAAGCGTTTGCATTTCAGCAAGTTCGTTTTCGGTAAGATTTTCCCATGCCGTTTTTGCTTTATACGTGAGTTCCATAGTGTACCTTCTTATTGAATTTTCATCAGATGGAGCAGTATATACTATTGAAGAAGATTGTAGAAGAGGAGCCGCCGGTTTCAGAATATTAAAAAAAACTGGACAACTGTCAGAAAGTCAGTTACACTATAAAGAGAAAGATGGGCATCTCTAAAAAAACGGTCAGCTTTTAGAGATGCCCGGATACTTTTAAGAAGGAGTTAATTGTGAGTACAAAAAAATTAGGTCTCTTGCCGCGTCTCATTATTGCAATCGTTGCCGGTATTTTACTCGGTACCCTGACGCGCTCCACCCATTTGCCGTTGCCTGTTCAGATTTTGGCAACCTTTAACGGAATATTCGGAAACTTCCTGAGCTTCATTATTCCGCTCATCATCCTCGGATTCGTTATTCCGGGTATTGCGGATTTGGGCGCCGATGCAGGGAAGCTGCTTGCCATCACTGCCGGTATCGCCTACGGTTCAACGCTACTTGCCGGTACGTTAGCCTTTCTAACCGACACGATGTTCTTCCCGCTCTTTTTAAGTTCCCATGCGGATATTTTCTCTCATGCGAACCCCGAAGATGCACTTCTACCCGGCTTATTCGGTATCGATATGCCTCCGCTGATGGGTGTTATGACCGCTTTAATACTGAGCTTTGTTCTCGGTATCGGTATTGCGGTAACCCGTTCGGAAACATTAAAAAATGTCGCCCGCGAATTTCAGAGCATCGTTACAAAAGTTATCGAAGTTGTCATTATTCCGCTTTTACCTATCCATATTTTGGGTGTATTTACCAACATGACCCATGCAGGACAAGTCGGGCTCATTCTCAAGGTATTTATCAAAGTATTTGCGATCGTTATTGCGCTGCACATCATAATGATACTCATCCAGTATATAATTGCCTGTACCATTGCAAAACGAAATCCCTTTACATCGATTAAAACAATGCTGCCGGCGTATGTTACCGCATTGGGAACGCAATCTTCTGCGGCGACCATACCGGTTACCCTTGCTTCTGCGAAGAAAATCGGTATTCAAGAAAAAATTGCGGACTTTGTTATTCCGCTCTGCGCGACCATTCACCTTGCAGGAAGTACCATCACCCTTACCAGTTGTGCAATGGCTATCTTGATTCTTCACGGACAAACAGCAAGCGCCGGCGTTATGCTTCCGTTTATCGCGATCTTGGGTGTTGCAATGGTTGCCGCACCCGGTATTCCCGGCGGCGCAGTTATGGCAGCGCTCGGCTTTGTGCAGTCAATTCTCGGCTTTAACGACACGATGTGTTCATTGATTATCGCACTTTATATTGCACAGGACAGCTTCGGAACCGCATGTAACGTAACCGGAGACGGTGCAATCGCTATTCTGGTTGACGCCATCTCGAAGGATAAAAAGAAGGAGTAACGATAGGTCTTTCATTCGATAGGAGAAAATATGAAAAAGACAAAAATTGTCTGTACTATCGGTCCCGCTTCCGACTCGGAAGAAATACTGCGCGAATTATTTAAGGCAGGGCTCAACGTATGCCGCCTTAATTTTTCGCACGGTACGCATGAAGAGCACCAGATCCGTATCGACCGTATCAAAAAGATTAGACAGGAACTTAACTTGCCGATTGCAATTATGCTGGACACCAAAGGACCGGAAATACGGCTAAAAAATTTCGGCTGCAATTCCGTACAGCTGAGTAAGGGGCAGGAGTTTACACTCACCACACGCGATATTGTCGGCGATGAAAAAATATGTAGCGTAACCTATAAGAACCTTGCACAGGAAGTACAGCCTAAAAATCGGATTCTTATAGATGACGGCTTAATCGAACTGCGTGTCGAGCGGATTGCGGATGGTACCGATATTATCTGTACCGTCCTCAGCGACGGCCCCGTATCGAATCACAAAGGCATCAATATTCCCGGAGTAAAAATCAATCTCCCATTCCTGAGCGAACAGGATATTTCCGATTTAAAATTCGGTGCTCAAAACGAGGTCGATTTTGTGGCGACCTCGTTTACCCGCGGCCCGGCGGATATTTTAAGTATCCGCAAGGTCTTGGAGGAAGAGAACGGGAACAACATCCATATTATTGCGAAAATCGAAAACCAAGAGGGCGTCGATGCCATCGACAAAATCCTTGAAGTTGCCGACGGTATTATGGTTGCCCGCGGCGATTTAGGTATCGAAATTCCGCCGGAAGAAATTCCGCTCGTGCAAAAGATGATTATCCGTAAAACACTGCGAGCAAGCAAACCGGCAATCACGGCAACCCAAATGCTCGAATCGATGACGCATAATCCGCGTCCGACGCGGGCGGAGGTTACCGATGTTGCAAACGCTATCTTTGACGGAACGAGCGCCATTATGCTTTCCGGAGAAACAGCTGCGGGAAAATATCCGGTGGAAACCGTCAAGATGATGCACCGCATCGCCGTTACAACCGAAAACTCGTTGAACTACGACAAGATTATGGGGGCGGTTGCACGGGAGCATTCTTTGACCATTACGAATGCCATCGCGCACGCGACCTGTTCTATGGCGTTGGAAATGAATGCACAGGTTATCGTTACTGCAACGTCTTCGGGGGAAACGCCGCGGGCGCTTTCAAAATACAAACCCAAGGCGCCGATTGTTGCAGTAACCCCCTTTGAAGCAACTGCACGCCGGTTATCGCTTAACTGGGGTGTCTACCCGATTGTAACATCCTATTTTAAATCAACCGACGAGATGTTCGAACAGTGTATCAACGTTGCAAAAGAACAAGGGTTTGTACAAGAGGGAGAACTTGCCGTGCTGACAGCGGGCGTTCCAATCGGACTTGCCGGTTCGACAAACTTGTTGAAGGTTGAAACCGTCGGAAAGATATTGCTGAAAGGCAAGGGCACCGGAGTTCACTCGGTTGTAACCGGACGAGTAAAGGTCATCCGTACCGAACAAGACTTGCTGACCGACTTTGCAGACGGAGATATTATCGTAACCCAAGCGACCAACGATTTAATGAATTCCTTTATCGAACGGGCAGGAGCCGTCATTACCGAAAACGGAAATTTAAGCGGACATGCCGCCCTGATGGGGATGAACTTATCGAAGCCTACCATCGTTGGAGCCTCAGAAGCAACGACTGTATTAAAAACAGGCGATATTATCACGCTGAACGGAAAAACAGGTGTCGTGATAAAAGGAACTGCCGCTATTTATTAAACCAACCCTACAGTTTTTTCACACACACGAGGGCAACCGCTCAAAATACTTTTAATGCGGTTGCCCTGTGTTCTAAATGCTGCCAAAGCAGTTAAGCCGTTTCCCAGTTTTTTACATATCCTTCCAGCTCATCAAGCATTGCAAGAATGACGGTTTTATTTTTTTCAGAATAATTTTCAGCTTCTTTCTCCAGCTTTTTAAAAAATGGAAGCAATGAAGTCAACTTTGCTATGGGAACCTTGGTCGGATGGTACTTTATCAATACGCTTCCGGTAACGGGATTATGCTCAATATCTTTGACGATTGATGAAAGCGCCGGAGCTTTCAGAATGGATAATGCCCGTTCGGTGATTGCGGTGTCTTTAAAGACAGGCGCCCGCAGCCGTATGCGGCCGGGGAAAAAGCCGGTAATCATCGCGCCTCCTTTAACAGCTTTTGCATGGATTCGATACTGACGGCAATGGTCAGCGAATTATGCAGCGTCGCCGCGAGTGCGGGCGGGATAAGACCGAACATACCGGCAAACAAGAGCAGTGAATTGCCGCCGATAATCAACTTGTTGTTTTTATCTATCCGTGACAGCGTTTTTTGACCGAGCCTCCGCACCGTAATTAAACCGGAAAGTCCATCGTCGGCCAGTACAATATCGGCGGTGTCGCCTGCAATGGAAGAACAGTTATCCATTGCAATGCCAACATCCGCGGCGGAAAGTGCAGGCGCGTCGTTGATTCCGTCACCGATCATAATCACCTTGTGTCCAGCATCTCGAGCTTCCTGAACATACCGCACCTTATCTTCCGGCAGCGTTTGCGCATGATATTCCGTAATACCGGCCTGCGACGCAACCTTTGCCGCCGCTTGTTCGGCATCTCCGGTAATCATAACGCAATTACGCACACCCAAGCGTTTTAGCTCGGAAACGGTTTCCGCTGAGCCTTCCCGAGCGGGATCTCCAATAGTCAAAATACCGGCAAGCTGTCCATCAACCGCCAAGTAGAGTAACGAATAACCGGACTTTTCGGCAGACTTCTGCACGCGGGCTATTGCTTTGGTGGTCGGAACCTTTTCATCTTCAAAAATAAAATGAGCGCTTCCGATACAGAGCCGTTTGCCCTCTAACGAAGAAGCAATACCGTGTGCGACAATATATTCAACCTTTGCGTGGCGTTCGGGATGTACAAGATTTTGCTCTTGGGCGGCTTGTACAACGGCTCTCCCGAGCGGATGTGGAAAATGCTCTTCAAGGCAGGCGGCAAGCCGCAACACTTCATCCTTTGTAAAAGCGCCAAACGGATGGACTCCAGCTAAGACCGGTTCCGCATAGGTAAGAGTTCCCGTTTTATCGAAAATGACGGTATCGGCAAGCGCCGCCGCTTCCAAATATTTTCCGCCTTTTATCGAAATACCGTGCTCCGCCGCTTCCTTCATTGCGGAAAGAACGGCAATCGGCGCAGCCAGTTTCATCGCGCAGGAATAATCGACCATCAATGTTGAAATAGTCTTGGTGATATCCCGTGTGAATAAGTACGTTAAACCGGTCAGCAAAAAATTGAAGGGGACTACTTTTTCTGCGATACGTTCCGACCGCTTTTGAGCAGCTGCCTTTAAAGATTGCGAGCGATCGATCATCGCGATGATATTATTCACTTTTGTTTCCGACCCGACCGTGCGCACGCGGATATACAGTTCTCCCTCTAAAAGGATGGTACCTGCAAAGACCGTGGTTCCGCTTTTTTTTTCTACCGGCAACGATTCCCCGGTAATGCTCGCTTGGTTTACAAGCCCTTCTCCCCGTTCAACATTCCCGTCTGCGGGAATTTGGCTGCCGGCACGGACAACGATAAGATCGTCTTTTTTAAGTGCGGAAGGAGGGATTGTCCGTTCTTGATCAGCTTCGATAAGATGTACCGGCTCGTTTGAAATCAAAAGCGTTTGTGCCAGATTATTGTACGATTGCCGACGGGTCAGTTCTTCAATTTCTTCCCCCATATCGAGCAATGTTGCGACAAAGCGAGCAGTCTGCGCCTTACCGTCAAGAACGGCAACTGTCAGCGCCGTTGCATCCAGTAAATCCGTGCTAAAGAATTTTCCTGCAAAAATAGACTGTGCCGCTTTCATGATGCGCGGTACAATCCTTTTGTAGAGCAACAGATTGCGTATCGGCATCGGGAGAAGCGATCGTACGGTAACGTCAAAGAGCGTAGATGCTAACACGTCAAATATGCTTTCGGGTGCAGGAATTTTTGCAACGGATGCGAGCAGACTTTCATCAGACAGGTATTTATCGGAGAGTACTCGGAATAAGGCGAGCACCTCAGCTTCTGCAAGCGTTTTTACGTCGTAGTAAACCAAGAAGGAACAAACTTTGGGATTAACTTGAATGTCGATTATGCCGTCTTGTACCGCGATGAGGGTTTGTGCAAGAACGGCTTGCTGCGGCAAAATTTCAGCGGCACTGTAATGCAGTCTTATTCTGCCGGGGAGAGAGTGTTTAACAGTTACGTTCATCGATGAATTGATAAAAAGTTCTTATGCGTTTTGCGATTGGTTATATGCAGCTTCGGCTGCGATATCCTGTGCGTCCTCTTTCACCGCTTCCATAAAGGCAACCGCATCCTGTTTGAGCTGCAAACCCTTTTCCGTAACTGCTACACAGGCCTTGCGGAATGCCGGAGTCCGAACAAGAGCCGCAGCAGCAAATCCTGCTGCAACGCCTACACCGAATGCAACCCATTTATTTGAAAACATATAGTACCTCGCTTATCGTCATACTTAAAATCCGCCGTCAGTTTTACTGATGAGACTTCTTTTGTTTGCACACAATAACAGTTTTTGATAAAAAACGCAATAAGATGCAGTTTGTTCTATCACGGATAGCGGTTGTTCCACGCGGTAGCAATGGTGTAACAGAGCCACATCATTGCAGTCAAAACTATACACGGATGTATAGTTTTGACGAACGCTCTGCTTCCGGGTATGTTGATTAACTGTCTCTAAAATCCCATGGCGCCTTTTCATCAAACGGGTGCTTTTTGCTGAATGTTGCCGATTTGTCAATATGACTAAATACCTTTTCAATGTTCGTTCGTATTCCGCTGTGTCCCGTGCACACGTATTTTATGTGACTGTCTTTTACAATATTTTTAAGTTTGATTAACGAGCGCTTGTTCATATCGGGATACTGCGTGAAAAAATCAAAGAAACTATAGCCGCCGTCATCGTTAACAGCAAGACAGTCCCCGCTGAACAATATAAAATCATCGACAATATAACACATATGTCCTATCGTATGCCCCGGAATGTGAAATGCTTGCACCTTTATAGTGCCTGCCGTTACGATTTCCCTGTCTTCAAGCTTTCTATAGCCTTTATCAAGTTGAACACAATTTTTGATTTTAATGCCGAACTTTTTTATTCTATAAACGGATCTATTCAGATACGCTTCTTCTTGGCTTCCCAAATAAACTTGGGCATTCGGGAATATATTTGTACCCGTTGAATCAATTCCTCCGCAGTGGTCAACGTCGGCATGAGTAATAAAAACATGCCGTATATTATTCGGGTTTATGCCGATCTTATCAAAACGTGCCTGAATGTCCGGAAAATTCAAATGCCCCGAATCAACGGCAATGCTAACGCCGTCTTTTGTATAAAACCAGATGTTGACATCGCTTTCTTTGATACAGCTTATTCCATCCGGCAAAACTCCCGTATGTGCAGGATTGCAATATTTTTTTCCTCTCGACAGATACGGTTTTATTTTATTGTCAAATAAATACATCAGTTTCATATAAGCGCCTCCTATAAAAACTTTTGCAGGAAGCTTGCGCTTCCGAAAAAGTTTTTAGTCGCGCTTTCGCAAACACCGGTTGAGAAAGCGCATAAAATTGACGAGTTTGCAACGCAAACTCGATATAAAAAGCGGCGACGCTATAACAGGCGCCGTTTTTTATCATGCCTCCTTTATGATTTTCAATTTAGTATATCAGGCTTTCAAATACGACGCTTTCAAAAATCTGCTTTATAATGCATTTGAAATGGATATTCCTGTCATCCGCTTACATACCGAAGCAAAGTGCGAGGGGCTGGAAAATCCTGAATCAAGGGATGCTGTCGTTATGCTTTGACCGGAATAAATTAACTTCCATGCATACTCAAGCTGTCTCATTAAAAGATAACCTTTAAGCGAAATGCCCGCTTCTCTTTTAAATAGATGGGTGAGCCAGCTTTCCGAATACTGTTTTTCTTTTGCGATATCGCTGACTTGTTTACCCAAGTGCTTAAAAGTTTTAATTTCAAGAATAAGGTTTTCAATTCGTTTATCCATAATCTTTTTGCCGGAAAAATGAATTCCCATATCCGATAAACAACTTTCAAGCTTTAAGGCGATTCTGTCATTTGTATGCGGTTCGAAAAAATCAGAAGGTACAATATCTTTTTGAAAGGAAACGCCGGTTTGTCCGGTTGGAATTAAGGCTCGTATATCGTCTGCAATCGAAGAGGTCGGATCGACAAGGAAAATATAGTTTATCGTTCCTTCAGGACTTTTATGCAAAACATTGTCTTTTAAAAAAATAACATTGCCGGTATAACTCTCCAAACCCGATAAAAGGGACAGCGGACTGCGACTTAAAAATATGTGCAGCATACTGTGTTTGTGAAAATCCGTATTCCGATACGACGGTTCTACGATTACGTATGAATCTTTGAATATCAGTTTGCTCATTCAATTGTACCGCTGTTAAGAGATGTGCTCTGTGGATAAGCAGTTACATAGGAACGCTCTGCGTCGAGATTGTTGATTCGGCTTTTAAAACTGCGCATCAGCGTCAGTTTGTCGATATTACTGCCGGCCGGCCTTATCTCTTCACGATAACGATACCGATTTTTAATAAAAAACGCAATAAGATGCAGTTTGTTCTATGTAAGAGCGAATCAGAGCGAATACATCTTTTTCGATTAGATTTAATGTGATGCAATGCGTATTCTTGACACGGAATAGCAATATATGATAGTATTTCTTTCGTCAACTTTCCCCGGTTGTGTAATGGTAGCACCGCAGATTCTGGTTCTGCTTGTGGGGGTTCGAATCCTCCCTGGGGAATACTCCGAAAACCTCTAAAAATGATTATTTTTAGAGGTTTTCGCTTAGTAGAGCAACCGATGCTCTGTTTTGGTCCCTTCGTCTATCGGTTAGGACATGAGATTCTCAATCTTAAAAGACGGGTTCGATTCCCGTAGGGACCGGTTCTCTTTTTACCCGTACTGTTCCGTTATATATGCAAACCTCATCATTTTTTCTATAATGATTTTATGAAAAAGTTTACCGGTTTATCTGTCTGCGACGGTTTAGTAGCCTGTCGGCTTGTATGTATTCCTGAAACAATAGAACAGGCAACACCCGTTTATACAATTACCGCACAAAATATTAAAACTGAACAGGAACGACTGCACACCGCCGTACAAACGGCTCAAGATGAGTTACGACAAGCGCTTGCCGAATATCAGGAAGCGGATACCCACACGAAATCTCCCGAACAGGCTATTTTGGAAACCCATCAAACAATGCTCGCCGACGAAGAGTTTATGCACGGCATTTATACGGAAATAGAAACATCGCTGACGAATGCCGAAGCGGTACTCAAACGGAAATTGGATGAAGTTACGTCTATGCTGACTGCTTCGGGAGACAGCTACCTTTGCGAGCGGGCTGTTGATATTCAGGATGCCTACGAACCGGTGTTTTCTTATTTAAATCCGCAGCATAAACAGGCTCCTTCCCGGTTTGTCGGCGTACAGCCTGACTCTCTGCTTGCGGCACGGGTGTTTAAACCATCCGAAGCACTCGAAATAAAAAAACTTGCACCCTGCGGGATTATTATGGAAGAAGGCGGTGCGACCAGCCACATCGCAATTATGGCACGAGCGTGGAATATTCCGACGCTGATTGCCGTTCAAGGACTTATGGATTCGGCAAAAAGCGGAATGTATGCCGTGCTGGATGCTACAAATGGAACGCTGACCTTGGAACCCAATGCAGAAACTATCGCCCAAATAAAATCCGCAAGTAGTGAACAAATTGAGGTAACCGAAGAAGAACGGGACTATACGCAAGTGTATACGCAAGACGGTACTCCCGTTCATTTGAGCGCAAACATTGTGCTTACGGAAGAATCGGCACTGCCGGTTGTACAAAACACTGCCGGAATCGGCCTCTTCCGGTCTGAGTTCTTGTTTTTAGGAACCAAAGATATCCCCGACGAAGAACATCAGTACACGGCATACCGTACCGTTTTGGAACGAATGGGGACAAAGCCGGTGGTAATCCGCACCTTTGATGCCGGCGCCGACAAGATGCTGAAAGAGCAGGAAAATCTTTTAGAACGGAATGCACTTCTCGGTTGGCGAGGAATCCGATATTGCCTAGATCGTCCTGAAATTTTTAAACCGCAGCTGCGGGCGCTGTTGCGGGCAGGCTGTGCCGGCAATCTACATATTCTTCTTCCGATGATATCCTGTAAAAAAGAAATCACCGCAGTACGGAATTTAATCAAAGAGATTGAGCAGGAATGTGAACAGAATCGGATATCGTATAAGAAAGATATTCCGGTGGGCATTATGATCGAAGTACCCTCCGCTGCAATCTCCGCCGACCTCTATGCACCGGCGGTTGACTTTTTCTCTATCGGTACCAACGATCTTATTCAATACACGATGGCGGCGGATCGGGAAAACCAAACCATTGCGCATTTAGCCGACTGTTTTCAGCCCGCAGTGCTGCGGCTTATCCGGCACGTTATTGAGACGGAACAGCTCCTGCACCGCACCGGTGATTCGCGCGGAGGATTCGTGTCTATGTGCGGGGAGATGGCTTCCGATACGGAGGCTGTCCCGCTTCTGCTTGGGATGGGATTGCGGCGGTTCAGCATGGCAGCGCAAAAAATCCCTGAGATTGCACAGCGGATCGAATCTATCCGGATTTCCGATGCAGAGGCTCTCTACGAAGCGGTCAGCCGGTTGGATACCGCTGAAGAAATCCGCCGCGAAACGATGAAGTGCTTCCCGCTGTAGGGGAGCAAGGCGAATAGACAGGCTTGACGTTGCGTTAGGGATTGGAGCGGTAGCCTTTTTGCCGTTGGTTTTATGCAGCTGCAACTTTTGTAGTGAGTACGAAAAAACGTTGCTCCTGTATGCAGTAATGGCAAAAAGCTACAAGCGTAAAGCCCGACCCTTCATTTTTGCCGTGCGAAAATGAAGGGGAACGCCTTGAGCATTATCGGCATAGCGTCTTTATAAACTGCTCAGGTGTTTGTATGATTAAAGCCTTTTCTTTGTAATCTTTGATATTCCGTGTGAGTAACATATCCATGTGATGCCGTACCGCAGTATAATACTGGAGCGCATCTTCAAAGTCGGAGAACGGCGAGTTTAAAGCTAAGTCGATTTCCTGTTCTTCTATAGCAATAATATGCATCAAAAGCCGTAATTTTCTCAAAGCTTCTTTGGCTTTTTCTATTCCTATAGCCTTGCGCAAAATATAGTATACATTTGCA from the Treponema medium genome contains:
- a CDS encoding dicarboxylate/amino acid:cation symporter; translation: MSTKKLGLLPRLIIAIVAGILLGTLTRSTHLPLPVQILATFNGIFGNFLSFIIPLIILGFVIPGIADLGADAGKLLAITAGIAYGSTLLAGTLAFLTDTMFFPLFLSSHADIFSHANPEDALLPGLFGIDMPPLMGVMTALILSFVLGIGIAVTRSETLKNVAREFQSIVTKVIEVVIIPLLPIHILGVFTNMTHAGQVGLILKVFIKVFAIVIALHIIMILIQYIIACTIAKRNPFTSIKTMLPAYVTALGTQSSAATIPVTLASAKKIGIQEKIADFVIPLCATIHLAGSTITLTSCAMAILILHGQTASAGVMLPFIAILGVAMVAAPGIPGGAVMAALGFVQSILGFNDTMCSLIIALYIAQDSFGTACNVTGDGAIAILVDAISKDKKKE
- the pyk gene encoding pyruvate kinase, translating into MKKTKIVCTIGPASDSEEILRELFKAGLNVCRLNFSHGTHEEHQIRIDRIKKIRQELNLPIAIMLDTKGPEIRLKNFGCNSVQLSKGQEFTLTTRDIVGDEKICSVTYKNLAQEVQPKNRILIDDGLIELRVERIADGTDIICTVLSDGPVSNHKGINIPGVKINLPFLSEQDISDLKFGAQNEVDFVATSFTRGPADILSIRKVLEEENGNNIHIIAKIENQEGVDAIDKILEVADGIMVARGDLGIEIPPEEIPLVQKMIIRKTLRASKPAITATQMLESMTHNPRPTRAEVTDVANAIFDGTSAIMLSGETAAGKYPVETVKMMHRIAVTTENSLNYDKIMGAVAREHSLTITNAIAHATCSMALEMNAQVIVTATSSGETPRALSKYKPKAPIVAVTPFEATARRLSLNWGVYPIVTSYFKSTDEMFEQCINVAKEQGFVQEGELAVLTAGVPIGLAGSTNLLKVETVGKILLKGKGTGVHSVVTGRVKVIRTEQDLLTDFADGDIIVTQATNDLMNSFIERAGAVITENGNLSGHAALMGMNLSKPTIVGASEATTVLKTGDIITLNGKTGVVIKGTAAIY
- a CDS encoding HMA2 domain-containing protein — protein: MITGFFPGRIRLRAPVFKDTAITERALSILKAPALSSIVKDIEHNPVTGSVLIKYHPTKVPIAKLTSLLPFFKKLEKEAENYSEKNKTVILAMLDELEGYVKNWETA
- a CDS encoding heavy metal translocating P-type ATPase — protein: MNVTVKHSLPGRIRLHYSAAEILPQQAVLAQTLIAVQDGIIDIQVNPKVCSFLVYYDVKTLAEAEVLALFRVLSDKYLSDESLLASVAKIPAPESIFDVLASTLFDVTVRSLLPMPIRNLLLYKRIVPRIMKAAQSIFAGKFFSTDLLDATALTVAVLDGKAQTARFVATLLDMGEEIEELTRRQSYNNLAQTLLISNEPVHLIEADQERTIPPSALKKDDLIVVRAGSQIPADGNVERGEGLVNQASITGESLPVEKKSGTTVFAGTILLEGELYIRVRTVGSETKVNNIIAMIDRSQSLKAAAQKRSERIAEKVVPFNFLLTGLTYLFTRDITKTISTLMVDYSCAMKLAAPIAVLSAMKEAAEHGISIKGGKYLEAAALADTVIFDKTGTLTYAEPVLAGVHPFGAFTKDEVLRLAACLEEHFPHPLGRAVVQAAQEQNLVHPERHAKVEYIVAHGIASSLEGKRLCIGSAHFIFEDEKVPTTKAIARVQKSAEKSGYSLLYLAVDGQLAGILTIGDPAREGSAETVSELKRLGVRNCVMITGDAEQAAAKVASQAGITEYHAQTLPEDKVRYVQEARDAGHKVIMIGDGINDAPALSAADVGIAMDNCSSIAGDTADIVLADDGLSGLITVRRLGQKTLSRIDKNNKLIIGGNSLLLFAGMFGLIPPALAATLHNSLTIAVSIESMQKLLKEAR
- a CDS encoding MBL fold metallo-hydrolase, yielding MKLMYLFDNKIKPYLSRGKKYCNPAHTGVLPDGISCIKESDVNIWFYTKDGVSIAVDSGHLNFPDIQARFDKIGINPNNIRHVFITHADVDHCGGIDSTGTNIFPNAQVYLGSQEEAYLNRSVYRIKKFGIKIKNCVQLDKGYRKLEDREIVTAGTIKVQAFHIPGHTIGHMCYIVDDFILFSGDCLAVNDDGGYSFFDFFTQYPDMNKRSLIKLKNIVKDSHIKYVCTGHSGIRTNIEKVFSHIDKSATFSKKHPFDEKAPWDFRDS
- a CDS encoding helix-turn-helix transcriptional regulator; protein product: MSKLIFKDSYVIVEPSYRNTDFHKHSMLHIFLSRSPLSLLSGLESYTGNVIFLKDNVLHKSPEGTINYIFLVDPTSSIADDIRALIPTGQTGVSFQKDIVPSDFFEPHTNDRIALKLESCLSDMGIHFSGKKIMDKRIENLILEIKTFKHLGKQVSDIAKEKQYSESWLTHLFKREAGISLKGYLLMRQLEYAWKLIYSGQSITTASLDSGFSSPSHFASVCKRMTGISISNAL
- the ptsP gene encoding phosphoenolpyruvate--protein phosphotransferase, whose protein sequence is MKKFTGLSVCDGLVACRLVCIPETIEQATPVYTITAQNIKTEQERLHTAVQTAQDELRQALAEYQEADTHTKSPEQAILETHQTMLADEEFMHGIYTEIETSLTNAEAVLKRKLDEVTSMLTASGDSYLCERAVDIQDAYEPVFSYLNPQHKQAPSRFVGVQPDSLLAARVFKPSEALEIKKLAPCGIIMEEGGATSHIAIMARAWNIPTLIAVQGLMDSAKSGMYAVLDATNGTLTLEPNAETIAQIKSASSEQIEVTEEERDYTQVYTQDGTPVHLSANIVLTEESALPVVQNTAGIGLFRSEFLFLGTKDIPDEEHQYTAYRTVLERMGTKPVVIRTFDAGADKMLKEQENLLERNALLGWRGIRYCLDRPEIFKPQLRALLRAGCAGNLHILLPMISCKKEITAVRNLIKEIEQECEQNRISYKKDIPVGIMIEVPSAAISADLYAPAVDFFSIGTNDLIQYTMAADRENQTIAHLADCFQPAVLRLIRHVIETEQLLHRTGDSRGGFVSMCGEMASDTEAVPLLLGMGLRRFSMAAQKIPEIAQRIESIRISDAEALYEAVSRLDTAEEIRRETMKCFPL
- a CDS encoding PIN domain-containing protein, with amino-acid sequence MTKKVFADSDVILDILCKREPHYEYAAQVFSLADTRQLRLYTTPLVVANVYYILRKAIGIEKAKEALRKLRLLMHIIAIEEQEIDLALNSPFSDFEDALQYYTAVRHHMDMLLTRNIKDYKEKALIIQTPEQFIKTLCR